From a single Nicotiana tabacum cultivar K326 chromosome 8, ASM71507v2, whole genome shotgun sequence genomic region:
- the LOC142162805 gene encoding AAA-ATPase At3g28580-like, translating into MMMMQDVWTQLGPTIATIMFAWTMYQNYFPHELRGHIRRYTDKLVTYFYPYMHIIFHEYETDGWFERSKAYVAIERYLSKNSSTQAKRLKANVVKDGQSLVLTMDDHEEVTDEYKGEKVWWISSQQIANRQTISWYPREDEKRYFKLKFHRKNRELITASYLKYVLDEGKAISVRERQRKLYTNNKGDGGYGYRRRMWRQVVFEHPSTFDTLAMEPNKKQEIMDDLQTFSKSKAYYAKIGKAWKRGYLLYGPPGTGKSSMIAAMANFLQYDVYDLELTAVKDNTELRKLLIDTTSKSIIVIEDIDCSLDLTGQREKKKDDKEEEVKDEKDAVKEKMKNREEKKQSEVTLSGLLNFIDGLWSAIGGERLIVFTTNFVEKLDPALIRRGRMDKHIVLSYCCFDSFKVLANNYLDVESHDHFPEIRRLLGETNITPADVAENLMPKSSKENANTCLERLIKALETAKEEAKLKAEEEEREKAEKEKEEKNKEAAAEEANNTDTVNENGKSESNIVKENPEGNVAKENGKSENNGVKENDDISKG; encoded by the exons atgatgatgatgcAAGATGTTTGGACTCAGTTGGGTCCCACTATTGCAACAATCATGTTTGCCTGGACCATGTACCAaaactattttcctcacgaactTCGTGGTCATATTAGGAGGTATACCGATAAACTCGTGACCTATTTCTACCCTTATATGCACATTATTTTTCATGAGTACGAAACTGATGGCTG GTTCGAGCGTAGCAAAGCTTATGTAGCAATTGAAAGGTACCTAAGCAAGAACTCCTCCACACAAGCTAAGCGTCTCAAAGCCAACGTAGTCAAAGATGGCCAATCTCTTGTACTAACCATGGATGATCACGAAGAGGTAACTGATGAATATAAAGGCGAGAAAGTCTGGTGGATTTCTAGCCAACAAATAGCCAACAGACAGACAATTTCTTGGTACCCTAGGGAGGATGAGAAGAGGTATTTCAAACTCAAGTTTCACAGAAAGAATCGCGAGCTTATCACCGCCTCATACTTGAAGTATGTGTTGGACGAAGGGAAAGCAATTTCAGTAAGAGAAAGGCAGAGAAAGTTGTACACAAACAATAAGGGAGATGGTGGGTATGGATACAGGAGGAGAATGTGGCGCCAAGTAGTGTTTGAACATCCATCAACATTTGATACTTTAGCAATGGAGCCAAACAAGAAACAAGAGATTATGGATGATCTTCAAACATTTAGCAAGTCAAAAGCCTATTATGCCAAGATTGGCAAGGCATGGAAGCGTGGTTATCTTCTATATGGTCCTCCAGGAACTGGTAAGTCTAGCATGATTGCTGCAATGGCTAACTTCTTACAATATGATGTCTATGATCTTGAATTGACAGCGGTTAAGGACAACACCGAGCTAAGAAAATTATTGATAGATACTACTAGTAAGTCTATCATTGTGATTGAAGACATCGATTGTTCGCTTGACCTTACCGGCCAAAGGGAGAAGAAGAAAGACGATAAGGAAGAGGAAGTAAAAGACGAGAAAGACGCAGTCAAGGAGAAGATGAAAAATCGAGAGGAGAAAAAGCAAAGCGAGGTGACTTTATCTGGGCTTTTGAACTTTATTGATGGATTATGGTCAGCTATTGGTGGTGAAAGGCTTATTGTTTTCACAACCAACTTTGTGGAAAAGCTTGACCCTGCTTTAATTCGGAGGGGGAGGATGGACAAACACATTGTGCTATCATACTGTTGCTTTGACTCCTTCAAGGTGCTTGCAAATAATTATCTAGACGTTGAATCTCATGATCACTTTCCTGAGATTCGCCGTTTATTGGGGGAAACTAATATTACTCCTGCTGATGTTGCTGAGAATTTAATGCCCAAGTCTTCTAAGGAAAATGCAAACACTTGTTTGGAGAGATTGATTAAAGCTCTTGAAACAGCAAAGGAGGAGGCAAAATTGAAGGCTGaggaagaagagagagaaaaggctgAGAAGGAGAAAGAggagaaaaataaagaagcagCTGCTGAAGAAGCCAATAATACTGATACAGTGAACGAAAATGGGAAGTCTGAGAGTAATATTGTCAAGGAAAATCCAGAGGGTAATGTTGCTAAGGAAAATGGTAAATCAGAAAATAATGGTGTCAAGGAAAATGATGATATTAGTAAAGGCTGA